Genomic segment of Oncorhynchus keta strain PuntledgeMale-10-30-2019 chromosome 5, Oket_V2, whole genome shotgun sequence:
ttcatttttcacataggggattttagaaacacttcaagtAAGGTCTGTTTGTCGTGTAGACTTACCATggtgtgacattttgataactgtgtaaatctctcAAAGCCAAGGTGACTTTTATAAATATATTCGGCTCTAATTAGTCCGATTCGGAAATGCTAATTAACCATCAAAGTGGACATCATGCAAAACAATCAACTGAAAGGTGCATACCACCTACAGTACTGGAGTGTGAGTACCACTATATTCTCTTATTAACTAACCTCAAATTTCTAAGAAAATAATTCCCTACATACAAACCTCATTTACTCCcatccccccacccccaaaaTAAAACCCATTCCTGTCCAACCTCTCTGACCCTGTcaaacaacctctcactttccACATCATCATCATTTCACAAAATAATAATCACCATACAGCCATTACACATTCCAGTACCATGTTTGCCTATCAATTTCAAAGAGGAATTCAATCCCGAATGCCTGAATCTCATCCTACACCACATAAACTCCTCCCTTCTGTTCCCATTATATGACACTATCTCCCATACAGATGTCCTTACTATAAAAATGTCTGCCCTTACTACTTTCATCCCACTGTCTCTGCAAGCAATCTAACCCAATGTTTTAATTTCCCTTCTACCCAACTGCACCTGTATATCCACACAATTATTTAACATAGCTTTTTCTGCTATTATATCTACTATATCATTTCTATCAACTctgggcacacctgtatttggggagtttctcccattcttttctgcagatcctctcaagctctgtcaggttgaattgGTAGTGTCGCTGTtcactccgttcatctttcccttgatcctgactattcTCCTAGTCCCTGAagttgaaaaacatccctacagcatgatgctgccaccaccatgcttcaccgtagggatgatgccaggtttcttccagatgtgatgcttggcattcaggccaaagagttcaatcttggtttcatcagaccagagaatcttgtttctcattgtcggagtcctttaggtgccttttggcaaactccaagcgggctgtcatgtgccttttactgaggagtgacttccgtctagccataaaggcctggttgatggcgtgctgcagagatggttgtcctccacagaggaactctggagctctgtcagagtgaccatcgggttcttggtcacctccccgaccaaggcccttctcccccgattactcagtttggccaggcggtcagctctaggaagagtcttggtgattccaaacttcttccatttaagaatgatgaaggacactgtgttcatggggaccttcaatgctgcaggaatgttttggtacccttctccagatctgtgccttgacataatcctgtcttggagctctacggacaattacttccacctcatggcttggtttttgctctgacatacactgtcaactgtgggacaggtgtgtgcctttccaaatcatgtccaatcaattgaatttaccacaggtggactccaatcaagttgtagaagcctctcaaggatgatcaatggatacAGGATGCATctgaatacttaaaaaaaaaaaattgaaaacaattataaaaacctgtttttgctttgttatgatggggtatggtgtgtagatCAATGAGGAAATAAATGTATGCAATCCATTTTATGATAAGGCTTTAACGTAGCAATGTGGAACAAGGGAAggagtttgaatactttccgtgtgtgtgtgtgtgtgtgtgttcttggggaccttctatGCTGCAGGAATGTcactgtcactaacaaatacattTTACTCAAAGGAAAGGGCCCCCTGGAAAATATGAAAATTAAGCATAACACCATATAGTGCTAAAACAACACCCCAAAATAATTGACTGTAACATTACAGGTGTTAATTTCTTGATCTGAGAAAGTGTAACAGCTTCAGCAATAAGGAAATTGAGTCCAGTTTACTCTAAATCAAGTGTTATGTTTTACACTGTACGTGTTGCATATTACTCTACGGTAGAGCTATGCAAACACCACAATCAATTTCCTTTGAACACTTTAAGAGTTAAATGGGGAACACGGCAACATAGTTCAATCTGTCCAAATGTTTATTTTAACACTAGTACGGTGGGACTCATGTTTTCTGAAAATAGTGTATATTTGACACGTTCAGAGTTAAATGGGGAACACTGCAACAGAGTTAAAATTCTAACACTTTCAAACATGTTATTTCAAATGTGCTGTTTATAATTTCTGTAGCGTTTCCCTAATATTTGCTTtgttaaagtccccagctacaataaatattGCCTCAGGATATGTGATTTCCAGTTTGCAAGatgtccagtgtagttccttgagggcccTTAGCGGTATCGGCTCGAGGAGGAATATGCATGGTTCAGTGGGACTCATATGTTGACTGAAATTAGTGTACATTTTACACTTTCAGACTTTCAAAGTTAAATGTATACCATTGATTTTGCTGTGTACAATAAAGCTACATAATACATGCTACAGTATCTACAATGTAAACTGATTACTGGGTTTAGCCTACAGGTTGAGTCAAAATTGTAGTACATAATATTTAATCATTGCAGAATCTCTTTCGtggcatcccaaatgacacctgaTTCATTacataggccctggtcaaaaggagtgcactatatcaggaatagggtgccacttgggacacaCAGTGGATGTTTTAAATGACTCAAGAAACTCAGTTACTAGGACACCGGTGAGATCTTatttttatgtaaaaaaaataaaatattcatGTCGAGCCACCTATTTCACATGGCAACCCTGAAATTCAACCGGCCAAGATGTCATACCTCGTAGTTGTTCTGAGGAGGGTAAGGTGCGTTGCTTGGAGTCACGCTGCCATGAGGTACCGGTATTTGATACCCAATGGAGGACACTTGCTAAAAGACAGACATGTCCATTTCAAGTCTTTGCTTAAACAAAAATACAGTGTATTCATGTAAACATGATAGTAACAGTTTCATTCAGCTTGATTGTTCTCCTCCTGCTATTTGAGATGCCATGGACAGGAAACTCAGTGCTCTTACAGTTGCCAGAACATACTTGACTTAGTTTAATATTTATCTTTTACAGTATAGTAAGACTTACATGTATATGTAGATCTGTTTCAATGACTTATTCTGTGAGATTTTGTTCCGAAAGTCTCAAAACTTTACCCTGTATAAAAGTGAAACTCTCCCACTCACTGTCCATGTTCGCTTCCTCATTGAAGAGCTCTATTCGACTGGTTCTTGATTTTCTCCACATGACCAAAGTGTTTAATTGCACATGGACGAGTGCGCATTCTTTTGtttatctccggtaaagacaataacgattctccgtcttaaatttgattgtttatttgcGTAATAggatacctaaggtttgattataaatgttgtttgacttgtttggaaaagtttattagtaacgtttgggattcattatGTATGCATCTTGACGGAGGGTAACTGAGTGGATTTTTGACTGAAGCATGCCAGCTAAAcagagtttttatggatataaagacagacattatcgaacaaaaggatcatttgtgatgtaactgggacattttggagtgccaatagaagaagatcatcaaagataaggcattttttatatcgctatttctgagtTTCGTGTCGCAACTCCCTGGATGAAAATGACTTGTTATGCATTTGTATgatggggcgctgtcctcagatattcgcatggtttgctttcgccgtaaagcctttttgaaatctgacacggcggctggattaacagcaagttaagctttaatttgatgtattgcacttgtgatttcatgaaagtctaatatttatagtaatttcatttgaatttggcgctctgccatttcaccggatgttgtcgaggagTTCCGCTACCGGAACGTCTAGCCCTAACAGGTGCGATCTTCCCACATGTTCTAGTAAAGGGATTCTAAATCCTAACTCCCCTTTATACAGGATACGATTTATAGGGTCCACAGCGAATGCCCCTTAGCCCTTTCTGGCTTTGGGTGGCCATCACTCCACATGGTGTAGTTTCCTTAGCTCGTTTCGGAGAACTAGGGAACATCCTCTCTGAGCTTCAGGTATAGCCATTACAGCACACCATACTCTACACAGAGCAGGAACAAGACATACCTGTCTCATAGCTGTCCTATTGGCAGTGGGTTAAGAAGTCTTGCTCTCAGTTTCTTCATGAGCCTTTCGCAACACTGCCTGACGCTCTACGTCACACTTTCCACGGCGCTCTTATGCACGGTAGCCCCACAGGCGGGAATGGCTAGTGACCCCAAAGTGAGACTTTTTGGAATGAAATTCCACTTGTGAAATACGTACTTAACTCATAATATCAGAGAACTTGGGTAATGTAAATAACCTTGAGATTTACaacattttgtaaaaaaaaataaaaatggacaGAAATCTAAGTCTATAGACTCACCTCAGGGGTGGAACGGCAGCACAGGCAGACAGCTCTGCAGGCGAATGACGAGACACAGATGGACACTATGAACTCCAGCAAGGAGAAAACAGCCAAAACACCTGATATTCCCTGGGACCTGATCTATAGACAGAGAAGAACAGGAAACAGCAGTGAACTAGGCTACAATTGCCATTTTGGAGCAATTATGAGCACTTTGTGAACTTTCAGTTTCAATGTGGACTAAAATGACCTGTAAACTTTACTGCAGTTATCTACCTTACTATTGCTTTCATGTTGCTAATGTCACATGTTTAAATGCATAATTTAAATTAGCCTAATAAAAAATATTCAACAGTACAATATACATTTACAAATATCTCCTGACCAatgaaagttttaaaaaatgaataagCATTTGGTATATACCCAGTACTGTTGACATAACTGGTATGTACTGTTACAGTAGTACAACATGATCCCAGCACTGTCTAAAGAATGGAGGATGATGCCAGTCAGAGCAGTAACCGTGGCGACAACATTCATTCCCAGGGAGCCATTCACCTAAGGGACAGAGCAGAAAGAGGACAGGGACATGGCTGGTTGTGGAAGGAAATTTCTGAAGAATTAAACGCAATACCGAATTCAGTATGTTGTTATTCCTTATCATTGTCATTACGATTTCTTTAAGCGGGCAATCCACAGTTAATGCCAGTGGCACTGCTTGTGTTTTGGGAGGAAAACAAACAGATGAACGAAAACATGAGGGTGTATCGTACAGTAGATTCTATGTCTTCAAATGGAGTGGAACTTTATAAATCAAAAGCCTAAACTTTATCGGGGGAAAAAATATTGATACTGACCAGACATTTGTCCAGTTTGTTGtcagcggcaacagtgagagagcCTGCAACTACATACTGAGAAGGAACAAGAAAGAGATTATTCAAGGCGGCATcctaaatggctccctattccctacattgtgcacCATATGACTACTGTatccctatttcctacatagtgcattatatagggaatagtgtgccatttgggacacacatatTTCTGCAGTATGACCAAAGTTCAAATTCAAGTTTAATTACTCCCACATAGAAGTCAATACAAAATGAAATGCATGAGGGAATACATGGCATAGGCCTAGCCAAATTCATATATGTTGAGAAAGGTCATTGGTTAAGACAAATTGTTCGTTAAGACAAGTCATTATTTATAAAGCATTACTTCaaatgaaatacatttattttttaaagtgaCACGATTTAACTCTGAGGACGTTTTGTTTCAGGCAGACAGGAAAATGTGAGGGAGGATTGTTAGAGCAGCTCAAGCAGCTCACTCACAATGATCGATCCCCAGACAAATATTCCACTGACTACACCAATGTTATCCAACGACGGTGCCATAGCCATCACAATTCCTGTCAACAGCATCATCAAACCAATCATGATCTGTACGGTCTGTGAGAGAAAAACAAAGCGCAAAGCAGGAAATTGATTTTTTTCTGTTCTTCCATTACATTCAACCAAAATTGTCATTTTAATTAAAAATTCTTACCCCAAGTGCTTTTGGATGCCCTGCCCGGAAACTTTCCAGCACTGAGGAGACCGTCTGTCCCAAACAGTGAGGGGTAGAAGCGACCCCCGCGACCCCCATCCCGTTCCCATAGGGGTAGACATGGGTGATGACCACCGCCCCATTAGTGGTGGTTGTTTGAGAGCTGGACATCTTCACAGAGGAGGGAAGGATGTTTGTGTAATTTGGGATCTGACTGGTTGTTGTGTGTCATGCTTTATACTTTACCTGGGACTTCCTGATAAGAAATGACATGTGACTGTTATGAATAGCAAGTGTGTAAGCTAGTCATGAAACTTTGAACTCTCACCATTGaatataggctgtgtgtgtgtgtgtgtgtgtgtgtgtgtgtgtgtgtgtgtgtgtgtgtgtgtgtgtgtgtgtgtgtgtgtgtgtgtgtgtgtgtgtgtgtgtgtgtacctgcgtgtgtgtgtgccataaTGACATGCGGCACTTTAGGGTGAGAGAAGACTAGAAATAGATAAGATGTTGGCGTACACTGTTGGATTACTTCATGGagcaaaaatgtttttattttaataacggagcattttctaaattcaaacACATCCCCTGCAACTGGACAGAGACATTTTCAGACTCCTGTTTCCACCAATTGAGGACGAAGACGGCATCGCTAAGGTTGGTCGAACGTGCTCTGTGCTATACCAAATAGTACCTATTCTGCAACTCCCAATATTGGATACCGAAATTCTTTGGTTAAATCACATTATCTCTAGTAACAATGCGTAGCTACCAAGTTCTCTGCCTTTTACTACACCCGAGACACATTGAACTGTATGTTACTTTTACCATATACCATTCTTGTTGAATATCCAGTTCTCCTTTTTAGTTAGCATCATATATTGTACACGTCCTTGTATTTTAGATTTTGACAAATAAACATTATTTGGATTTATCTGAATGTCTAACATCCGTTTGATGCTACAGAGCCCTGTACAGCTTATATCAATATTGTGGCAGACGGcatggaggggtgaggggagtgGTAATGTAGGCTAACCCCATTCCATACAAATGTGTGCAACTgtgacattcaaacgaggctgcaaAGAAAACAATGGGACTGTAGTGACTGTGTTGACCCCAAAACCTGGGGTGTGAACTATGTTTCTAATCAAGCgttgattgacatggtaatggctctatactattggagaaaagttttttttttttaactgaccCTTCTGACGCTGTACGTTACATCGTGACGTGTCAAGGCGTAACGTACTGCACTCAGAAAGCAACTAATTCTGTCTCAc
This window contains:
- the LOC118384360 gene encoding membrane-spanning 4-domains subfamily A member 4A-like; this encodes MSSSQTTTTNGAVVITHVYPYGNGMGVAGVASTPHCLGQTVSSVLESFRAGHPKALGTVQIMIGLMMLLTGIVMAMAPSLDNIGVVSGIFVWGSIIYVVAGSLTVAADNKLDKCLVNGSLGMNVVATVTALTGIILHSLDSAGIMLYYCNSTYQLCQQYWIRSQGISGVLAVFSLLEFIVSICVSSFACRAVCLCCRSTPEQVSSIGYQIPVPHGSVTPSNAPYPPQNNYETGNYPNGPVGDGMGTGFQQNHLPPQYTAVIP